A single window of Phyllostomus discolor isolate MPI-MPIP mPhyDis1 chromosome 13, mPhyDis1.pri.v3, whole genome shotgun sequence DNA harbors:
- the ZCCHC10 gene encoding zinc finger CCHC domain-containing protein 10 isoform X1, translating to MLEFLRLPAVAQQPHLENLCEANKQHVRCQKCLEFGHWTYECTGKRKYLHRPSRTAELKKALKEKENRLLQQSLEEANVERKAKKKRSKSVTSSSSSSSDSSASDSSSESEETSTSSSSSSEDSDTDESSSGSSSSASSTSSSSSSDSDSDSSSSSSSSTSTESSSEEEPPKKKKMK from the exons ATGCTAGAGTTCCTCAGGTTACCAGCAGTGGCCCAGCAGCCTCACCTGGAAAATCTCTG TGAAGCAAATAAGCAACATGTAAGGTGTCAGAAATGCTTGGAATTTGGACATTGGACTTACGaatgcacaggaaaaagaaaatacctacatAGGCCTTCAAGAACAGCAGAACTAAAgaaagctttaaaagaaaaagaaaacagattattACAACAAAG CCTTGAAGAAGCTAATGTAGAAAGAAAGGCCAAGAAAAAAAG GTCTAAGAGCGTAACCAGTTCCAGTAGCAGCAGCAGTGACAGTTCAGCCAGTGATTCTTCATCAGAGAGTGAAGAAACATCTACCTCGTCCTCCTCTTCCTCCGAAGACAGCGACACCGATGAAAGCTCCTCTGGGTCCTCATCTTCGGCCTCCTCCACAAGCTCGTCCTCGTCATCGGATTCAGACTCGGATTCCAGCtcttccagcagcagcagcaccagcactgAAAGCAGCTCCGAAGAGGAACCCccgaagaagaagaaaatgaagtag
- the ZCCHC10 gene encoding zinc finger CCHC domain-containing protein 10 isoform X2: MATPMHRLIARRQAEANKQHVRCQKCLEFGHWTYECTGKRKYLHRPSRTAELKKALKEKENRLLQQSLEEANVERKAKKKRSKSVTSSSSSSSDSSASDSSSESEETSTSSSSSSEDSDTDESSSGSSSSASSTSSSSSSDSDSDSSSSSSSSTSTESSSEEEPPKKKKMK; the protein is encoded by the exons TGAAGCAAATAAGCAACATGTAAGGTGTCAGAAATGCTTGGAATTTGGACATTGGACTTACGaatgcacaggaaaaagaaaatacctacatAGGCCTTCAAGAACAGCAGAACTAAAgaaagctttaaaagaaaaagaaaacagattattACAACAAAG CCTTGAAGAAGCTAATGTAGAAAGAAAGGCCAAGAAAAAAAG GTCTAAGAGCGTAACCAGTTCCAGTAGCAGCAGCAGTGACAGTTCAGCCAGTGATTCTTCATCAGAGAGTGAAGAAACATCTACCTCGTCCTCCTCTTCCTCCGAAGACAGCGACACCGATGAAAGCTCCTCTGGGTCCTCATCTTCGGCCTCCTCCACAAGCTCGTCCTCGTCATCGGATTCAGACTCGGATTCCAGCtcttccagcagcagcagcaccagcactgAAAGCAGCTCCGAAGAGGAACCCccgaagaagaagaaaatgaagtag